In Streptococcus dysgalactiae subsp. dysgalactiae, the following are encoded in one genomic region:
- a CDS encoding sugar kinase, protein MSKLLLVGEPLIRVSPNQFQPLTNACDAQLFFGGSEVNIARTLGGFGLEARLFTALPDNPVGHAFHQFLKQSGVDMTLTAWQGNRVGLYYLENGFGCRASQVYYDRCGSSFSALDKDSLDLAAIFEGISHFHFSGISLALGKKTQDLIEILAREAKKRDICISFDLNFRSSMIAVADAKRLFSHFAQYADIIFGMEPLLLDSDDFDMFDRKKANTTTIRERLEGLYQRYQLQAIYHTERSNDAQGSNHFKAYAYDGQFYESCEVTTPVLQRVGSGDAFVAGLLYQLLEGNEKQRNLDFAVATASLKCTVAEDQLYHRVQQVEAVLANQRDVQR, encoded by the coding sequence ATGTCTAAGTTATTATTGGTTGGTGAACCGCTGATTCGCGTTAGCCCCAATCAGTTTCAGCCTTTGACCAATGCCTGCGACGCTCAGCTTTTTTTTGGCGGTTCAGAAGTCAATATTGCAAGAACTCTAGGCGGTTTTGGTTTAGAAGCAAGGCTATTTACGGCCCTACCAGATAATCCTGTTGGTCACGCTTTTCATCAGTTTTTGAAGCAAAGCGGTGTAGATATGACCTTGACGGCTTGGCAAGGCAACCGTGTTGGGTTGTATTACCTTGAAAATGGCTTTGGCTGTCGGGCTAGTCAGGTTTATTATGACCGCTGTGGCTCTAGCTTTTCGGCCTTAGATAAGGACAGTCTTGATTTAGCTGCCATTTTTGAAGGCATTAGTCACTTTCATTTTAGTGGGATCAGTTTGGCGTTGGGTAAAAAAACTCAGGATCTGATTGAGATACTAGCGAGAGAAGCTAAGAAGAGGGATATTTGTATTTCTTTTGACCTTAACTTTAGATCTAGTATGATTGCGGTAGCTGATGCTAAACGACTCTTTTCTCACTTTGCTCAATACGCGGATATTATTTTTGGCATGGAACCTTTGCTGTTAGACAGTGACGATTTTGACATGTTTGATAGAAAAAAGGCAAATACTACGACGATTAGAGAACGTCTGGAAGGACTTTATCAGCGCTATCAGTTACAAGCTATTTATCATACGGAGCGTTCAAATGATGCCCAAGGCAGTAATCATTTCAAGGCTTATGCCTATGATGGGCAGTTTTACGAATCCTGTGAAGTGACGACCCCAGTCTTGCAACGGGTTGGAAGTGGAGATGCTTTTGTGGCAGGTTTGCTTTATCAGTTGTTAGAAGGTAACGAAAAGCAGCGCAACCTTGATTTTGCTGTAGCAACAGCTAGCCTAAAATGTACAGTAGCTGAAGATCAGCTCTATCACAGGGTCCAACAAGTAGAAGCAGTCTTAGCTAATCAACGAGATGTCCAGAGGTGA